The Streptomyces sp. cg36 genomic interval CCCGCCCCGCCTATGGATCAATCAGCCATGAGCGCAGCTCCGGGCCGTTCCCGGGCCTTGGGCGAGCCCTCGGGGACGCCCGGGGCGACACGGTGTTCACCCACGGGAAGGAGCATGATCGCAAGTACAGATCCGCACCTCTCACCCTTGGAGGCCGACCGTGCCGTTCCATCCCGAAAGTCTCGCCGTCCCGCTCGTCCAGGCCCCCATGGCGGGCGGCGCCTCCACCCCCGAACTGGCCGCCGCCGTCGGCGAGTCGGGGGCGCTCGGCTTCCTGGCCGCCGGGTACCGCACGGCACGGGACGTGCGCGAGCAGATCGCCCGCACCCGTGAACTCACCGCGCGCCCCTTCGGCGTCAACCTCTTCGTACCGGCGCCGCCCGCGCCGTCCGTGGCCGAGGCGGTGGCCGCGTACCGCGAGGAGCTCCTGGCGGACGCCGAGGCGTACGGCATCACCCTGCCCGAGCCGGTCGACGGGGCCGACGACGACGAGTGGGGCGACAAGCTGGACGTGCTCACGCGCGAGCCGGTGCCGGTCGTCTCCTTCACCTTCGGGCTGCCCGCCGCCGCCGAGGCCGAGGCGCTGCACCGCGCGGGCAGCCATCTCGTGGGGACGGTCACCACGGTGGACGAGGCCGTGGCCGCCGAGGCGGCGGGGATGGACGCGCTGTGCGTCCAGGGTCCGGACGCGGGCGGCCACCGCGGCACGTACGACGCCGGGGCCCGGCCGCAGGAGGTGCCGCTGCTGGAGCTGCTGGCGGCGGTACGGGAGCGGACCGGGCTCCCGCTGATCGCCGCGGGCGGCCTGGGCACGGGCGAGGACATCGCCGCGGTCCTCACCTCGGGCGCCGTCGCCGCGCAGCTGGGCACGCTGTATCTGCGGACGGACGAGTCGGGCGCCTCGCGGACGCACAAGGACGCCCTGGCCGATCCCCGTTTCACGGAGACGGTGGTGACCCGGGCGTTCTCGGGCCGCCCCGCGCGGGGGCTGCGCAACCGTTTCATCGACGCGCACGACGCGCACGCGCCCGTCGCGTACCCGCAGGTGCACCACCTGACCAAGGGGCTGCGGGCCGCCGCCGCCCAGCGCGGGGACGCCGAGCGGCTCCATCTGTGGGCGGGCCGGCGCCACCGCCTCGCCCCGGCCGTACCGGCCGCCGAGCTCACCCGCGACCTGTGGTCCCGCACCCGCGCGGCCCTGCCGCCCGCCGCCCGGTGACGGGGGGCGTTTGACACGTCCTCGCCAGAGCACCATGATTCCACTAGTTGACTAGTGGAATCATGGAAAGGGGGGACGCGTGCGAGGCACGGACGATCACGGAGCCGCCGACGCCCGGTGGGCCCTGGAAGCCCGCGGGCTGGGGAAGAGGTACCGGCGCGGCTGGGCCCTCAAGGACTGCACGGTCCGGATTCCGGCCGGCCGCATCTGCGGCCTGGTCGGCCCCAACGGGGCGGGCAAGAGCACCCTGCTCAACCTGGCGACCCGGCTCACCGAGGCGACCGAGGGCGAGCTGCGGATCTTCGGAGTGCCGGCCGACGACCCGGCCGCGATGCCCCGGTACGCGTATCTCGACCAGGACAAGCCGCTGTTCAAGCGGTTCACGGTGGCCGAGACCCTGCGGCTCGGCCAGGAGCTCAACCCGGACTGGGACCAGGAGGCGGCCGAGCGCATCGTCGTCTCGGGCGGCCTGCCGCTGGACGCCCGGATCGACAGCCTCTCGGGCGGCCAGCGCACCCGCGCGGCCTTCGCCCTGGCCTTCGGCAAACGGCCCGACCTGCTGCTCCTGGACGAGCCGATGGCCGACCTCGACCCGCTGGCGCGCGACGAGATGAGCTCCCTGCTGATGTCCGAGGCCGCCGAGCGCGGCACCACCGTGCTGATGTCCTCCCATCTGCTCAGCGACCTTGAGCACATGTGCGACTACCTGCTCGTACTGGCCGGGGGCCGGGTCCGGATGGCCGGGGAGGCCGAGGAACTGGTGCCCATGCACACCCTGGTCACCGGTGTCACCGAGGACGGGCTGCTGCCCGCCGCGCTCGCCACCCACACCGTGGTCGACGTCCGCACCGCGGGACGCCAGTTCACCGCGATGGTCCGCACCGAGGGCCCGCTGGCCGCCGGCTGGCAGCTCGCGGAGCCCAGCATGGAGGAAGTCCTGCTCGCCTATCTGCGCAACCCCAAGGCGCCCGCGCTGCTGTCGCCGTCCGCCGTCCCCGGGCACCGAGAGGAGTACGCCGCGTGAGCACGCTGACCCGCCCCGCCGCCCGGCGCGACCCGGCCCGCACCAAGCCCCGGCGGCTGCGCGGTCTGGCCTGGCTGATGTTCCGTCAGCACCGCGTCGCGTTCGCCCTGTGCGCCGCCGCGACGGTGCTCGGCACGGCCTATCTCGCCTATGAGCGCGGCGCGTTCCTCGACACCCTGAACGGGGCGACCCCCTCGACGGTCGACGACGCGCTGCGCAGCCGGCTGGAGAACCGGTTCGACGACGCCGTCTCCTACCTGGCGTACCTGCCCATCCTCTTCGGGGCGTTCTTCGGCGCCCCGCTGATCGCCTCCGACCGCGAGCAGGGCACCGCACGCCTGGTCACCACCCAGTCGGTGCCCCGGATGCGCTGGCTGCTGGCGAAGCTCGGCTTCGCCCTCGGCCTGGTGGCGGTCACCACGGGAACGCTCAGCGCGGTGCTGAGCTGGTACTGGAGCTCGGCGCACCCGTTCCTCACCCAGGGCTGGCTCGACGGCGACTCGTTCACCGCCGCGGGCCCGGTCCTGGCGGCCATGACCCTGTTCCTGACGACGCTGGGCATCGCCATCGGCACCCTGGTGCGGCGCGCGGCGACCGCCATGACGCTCACCTTCGTCGCGTCGGGCGCCTTCCTGCTCCTCTTCGACTACCTGAAGCCCCGGCTCGCCACCCCGCACCGGATGGCGTTCCCCCTCGACACCGACCCCCCGGCCGCGCTCTCCCACGTCTACCAGGTCGACCAGTGGGTCGGCACGGCGTCCGGCAAGGTCTACGGGTACGGCACCTGCGTCCACTCCGACATGAAGGAGTGCCGCGCCCGCCTCGGGATCGTCAACTCGGTCTGGGACTACTTCACTTACGACCAGCGGGCCCCCATGCAGTGGACCGCCGCGGGGCTGCTGCTCGGCGGCACCGCCGTCCTGGTCGCCCTGATCGTGTGGCGGGCCCGCCGCCGCGCCTTCTGAGCGGGCACGACGCCCGGGCCCGCGCCGGGGAATGCGGCGCGGGCCCGGGCACGTACCGGCATAGGCTGTGCACACACCGTACGCGGGACGAAGGGAGGCAGACGCCGTGGTCGTGTTCCGCATAGACCGCCGTGGCGGTCTGCCCGCCTACCTCCAGATCGTCCAGCAGGTGGAGCAGGCGCTGCAGATGGGCGCTCTGGCCGAGGGCGACCGGCTGCCTACCGCCGCCCAGGTCGCCGCCACCACCAAGGTCAACCCCAACACCACCCTCAAGGCGTACCGGGAGCTGGAGCGCGCCGGTCTGGTGGAAGTGCGCCAGGGCGCGGGCACGTTCATCACCCGCTCGCTGGCCACCCCGCAGACCGCGCCGGAGTCTCCGCTGCGGGGGCGGCTCGGTGAGTGGATGCGCGAGGCCCGTGCGGCCGGGCTGACCGAGCACGACGTGTCGACGCTGTTCACGGCGCTGCTGGCGGAGACGTTCCAGCCGTCCGAACCGACACCAGCGCCCTGAGCACCGCCGCCCGAGCCCGCCCGGTCAACCGCCGGGCGGGCTCGCGCGCTACGCGGAGCGCCGCACCCGGGCCGCCTTGCGGGCCTCGGCGAGGCGGGCGGCCTCGGTGGTGCGGCGGGATCCACCGGAGCGGCCGGGCCGGCCCGGCGTGGTGCCGATGCCCCGGAAGGGCGCGTTGCCGCTCTTGGGGCGCTCGGCCGCCGGGGCGCCGCCGACCGGGACGCCCGACGGGGTGCGGGCACCGGTGATCCGGCTCAGCGCCGCCTCCCCGGAGCGCACCTGGGTGATCTGCGGCCGGATGCCCGCGTCCGCCATCAGCCGGCTCACGTCGCGGCGCTGACCGGGGGTGACCAGGGTGACGACGCTGCCGGACTCCCCGGCGCGCGCGGTACGGCCGCCCCGGTGCAGATAGTCCTTGTGGTCGCTGGGCGGGTCGACGTTGACCACCAGGTCGAGGTCGTCGATGTGGATGCCCCGGGCCGCCACGTTGGTCGCCACCAACGTGGTGACGTGGCCTTCCTTGAACTGGGCGAGCGTGCGGGTGCGCTGCGGCTGCGACTTCCCGCCGTGCAGCGCGGCGGCCCGCACCCCGCTGCCCATCAGGTGCTTGGTGAACTGGTCCACCGCGTGCTTGGTGTCCAGGAACATGATCACCCGGCCCTCGCGGGCGGCGATCTCGGTGGCGGTGGCGTACTTGTCGGCGCCGTGCACCTGGAGCAGGTGGTGTTCCATGGTGGTGACCGCGGCGGCCGACGGGTCGACCGAGTGCACGACCGGGTCGTGCAGATAGCGCCGCACCAAAAGGTCCACGTTGCGGTCCAGGGTGGCCGAGAACAGCATCCGCTGCCCGTCCGGGCGCACCAGGTCGAGCAGCTCGGTGACCTGCGGCATGAAGCCCATGTCGGCCATCTGGTCGGCCTCGTCCAGGACCGTGACGGCCACCTGGTCGAGCTTGCAGTCGCGCCGCTCCACCAGGTCCTTCAGCCGGCCCGGCGTGGCCACGACGACCTCGGCGCCGGAGCGCAGCGCCTTGGCCTGTCGGCCGATCGACATGCCGCCGACGACGCTGGCGACGCGCAGCCGCAGCGACCGGGCGTACGGGGTGAGCGCGTCGGTGACCTGCTGGGCCAGCTCCCGGGTGGGGACGAGGACCAGGGCCAGCGGCTGCTTGGAGTCGGCGCGCTTGCCGGCGGTACGGGCGAGCAGGGCGAGGCCGAAGGCGAGGGTCTTGCCGGAGCCGGTGCGCCCGCGCCCCAGGACGTCGCGGCCCGCGAGCGAGTTCGGCAGGGTGGCCGCCTGGATGGGGAACGGCTGCTCCATGCCGAGGCCGGTGAGCGTGGTGAGGAGCTCGGCGGGCATGTCCAGGTCGGCGAACGCCTCGACGGGCGGCAGGGCCGGGGTGACGGTGGCGGGCAGGGCGAATTCGCCCTTCTGGGCGGCGGGACGGCGGGGGCGCGTGCCCCGGTCGTGCCCGGCGGAGCCGCCGCCCTTGCGGGCGCCGAACGAGCCGCCGTTCGTGCGGGCTGACCGGTTCATGGAGAACCTTCCTCGATATGGCACGCATCGAGGAATTCGCGGCAGGATTCGCTGCCCTGGAATCGCAAGAACGAGCCGGAAGTAAAAACGAAAATAAATTCGGTGGGCGGTGGGGCAACCATTCGGTGCCGGGCCGCGGAATTCCTTCGCACGCGGCGGCCCACAGACAGCAACGAGCTGGGGCCCGTACACAAGGTGCGGGCCCCAGCTGCGTCAAACCTGTGCCTCAGTGGCTTCAGGCGGGGGTGATGTTCTCCGCCTGCGGGCCCTTCTGGCCCTGCGTGACGTCGAAGTTCACCTTCTGGCCCTCCTGGAGCTCACGGAAGCCCTGGGCGGCGATGTTGGAGTAGTGGGCGAAGACGTCCGGGCCGCCGCCGTCCTGCTCGATGAAGCCGAAGCCCTTTTCCGAGTTGAACCACTTCACGGTGCCAGTAGCCATGTCATATCTCCTTCGGGGCAGTGCCCTGGGGCCCGCACTGTGCGAACCCCGGCGTCGCCGTGATGATTGCCCCGTCCGGAACGATGTCCGGAAATACAAAAATGCCCGGCGGGGTTAGCCCACCAAGGCACTTGAAGTCTTTGGGAACCACAACTGCAACTGGGATCAACAGTAGCACGGCAGGCGCGCCCCGTACAGCAAATGTCGACCCTTTCCGGGACCCGCCCCCGCTCGCCGTCCACATTGTGAATATTCCCGCGCCATGGCAACAGATAT includes:
- a CDS encoding NAD(P)H-dependent flavin oxidoreductase — encoded protein: MPFHPESLAVPLVQAPMAGGASTPELAAAVGESGALGFLAAGYRTARDVREQIARTRELTARPFGVNLFVPAPPAPSVAEAVAAYREELLADAEAYGITLPEPVDGADDDEWGDKLDVLTREPVPVVSFTFGLPAAAEAEALHRAGSHLVGTVTTVDEAVAAEAAGMDALCVQGPDAGGHRGTYDAGARPQEVPLLELLAAVRERTGLPLIAAGGLGTGEDIAAVLTSGAVAAQLGTLYLRTDESGASRTHKDALADPRFTETVVTRAFSGRPARGLRNRFIDAHDAHAPVAYPQVHHLTKGLRAAAAQRGDAERLHLWAGRRHRLAPAVPAAELTRDLWSRTRAALPPAAR
- a CDS encoding ABC transporter ATP-binding protein — its product is MRGTDDHGAADARWALEARGLGKRYRRGWALKDCTVRIPAGRICGLVGPNGAGKSTLLNLATRLTEATEGELRIFGVPADDPAAMPRYAYLDQDKPLFKRFTVAETLRLGQELNPDWDQEAAERIVVSGGLPLDARIDSLSGGQRTRAAFALAFGKRPDLLLLDEPMADLDPLARDEMSSLLMSEAAERGTTVLMSSHLLSDLEHMCDYLLVLAGGRVRMAGEAEELVPMHTLVTGVTEDGLLPAALATHTVVDVRTAGRQFTAMVRTEGPLAAGWQLAEPSMEEVLLAYLRNPKAPALLSPSAVPGHREEYAA
- a CDS encoding ABC transporter permease, translating into MSTLTRPAARRDPARTKPRRLRGLAWLMFRQHRVAFALCAAATVLGTAYLAYERGAFLDTLNGATPSTVDDALRSRLENRFDDAVSYLAYLPILFGAFFGAPLIASDREQGTARLVTTQSVPRMRWLLAKLGFALGLVAVTTGTLSAVLSWYWSSAHPFLTQGWLDGDSFTAAGPVLAAMTLFLTTLGIAIGTLVRRAATAMTLTFVASGAFLLLFDYLKPRLATPHRMAFPLDTDPPAALSHVYQVDQWVGTASGKVYGYGTCVHSDMKECRARLGIVNSVWDYFTYDQRAPMQWTAAGLLLGGTAVLVALIVWRARRRAF
- a CDS encoding GntR family transcriptional regulator is translated as MVVFRIDRRGGLPAYLQIVQQVEQALQMGALAEGDRLPTAAQVAATTKVNPNTTLKAYRELERAGLVEVRQGAGTFITRSLATPQTAPESPLRGRLGEWMREARAAGLTEHDVSTLFTALLAETFQPSEPTPAP
- a CDS encoding DEAD/DEAH box helicase — translated: MNRSARTNGGSFGARKGGGSAGHDRGTRPRRPAAQKGEFALPATVTPALPPVEAFADLDMPAELLTTLTGLGMEQPFPIQAATLPNSLAGRDVLGRGRTGSGKTLAFGLALLARTAGKRADSKQPLALVLVPTRELAQQVTDALTPYARSLRLRVASVVGGMSIGRQAKALRSGAEVVVATPGRLKDLVERRDCKLDQVAVTVLDEADQMADMGFMPQVTELLDLVRPDGQRMLFSATLDRNVDLLVRRYLHDPVVHSVDPSAAAVTTMEHHLLQVHGADKYATATEIAAREGRVIMFLDTKHAVDQFTKHLMGSGVRAAALHGGKSQPQRTRTLAQFKEGHVTTLVATNVAARGIHIDDLDLVVNVDPPSDHKDYLHRGGRTARAGESGSVVTLVTPGQRRDVSRLMADAGIRPQITQVRSGEAALSRITGARTPSGVPVGGAPAAERPKSGNAPFRGIGTTPGRPGRSGGSRRTTEAARLAEARKAARVRRSA
- a CDS encoding cold-shock protein — protein: MATGTVKWFNSEKGFGFIEQDGGGPDVFAHYSNIAAQGFRELQEGQKVNFDVTQGQKGPQAENITPA